In Gossypium raimondii isolate GPD5lz chromosome 12, ASM2569854v1, whole genome shotgun sequence, a single window of DNA contains:
- the LOC105764221 gene encoding transcription activator GLK1: MLAVSPLRNTTEDENKGAMESFRFNISSEEFPDFYHGNLLESIDFEDLFVDGYVLPDLEMDPEILAELPAPGGEDPEMNVSVEETGDGYNQRKEEEGKVSDPGSSSGSALGWSRSKGEEIVSKREEGRAVKTTLKDADKGRKSPAQAKNNNQGKRKVKVDWTPELHRRFVQAVEQLGLDKAVPSRILELMGIQCLTRHNIASHLQKYRSHRKHLLAREAATVASWTQKSQICGAATTPAGGGKRDKNPWLAPTMGFPPMSPSSPLHHHFRPLHVWGHPTVDQSLIHLWPKHLAPPPPPPRPTWEPPRAGPSYWHHHPKRVTNGISPGTPCFPQPLPLATRRFAAAPVPGIQPHHGTMYKADPGIGVRSRPHPLMDFHPSKESIDAAIGDVLSKPWQPLPLGLKPPASDTVLGELQRPGLPNIPPFSA, encoded by the exons atgcTAGCCGTGTCACCTTTGAGGAACACAACTGAGGATGAGAACAAAGGAGCGATGGAGAGTTTCAGATTCAATATTAGCTCGGAAGAGTTCCCTGACTTCTACCATGGGAATTTACTCGAGAGTATTGATTTTGAGGATCTATTTGTCGACGGTTATGTGTTGCCGGATTTGGAGATGGACCCTGAAATTCTCGCGGAATTACCCGCCCCTGGCGGTGAGGACCCGGAGATGAACGTATCGGTAGAAGAAACGGGTGACGGTTATAATCAAAGGAAAGAGGAAGAAGGTAAGGTTTCAGATCCGGGTTCAAGTTCAGGTTCAGCGTTAGGTTGGAGCAGAAGCAAAGGCGAGGAGATTGTTAGCAAAAGAGAGGAAGGTAGAGCAGTTAAAACAACTTTGAAAGATGCTGATAAGGGAAGAAAATCACCAGCACAAGCAAAGAATAACAACCAAGGGAAACGAAAAGTGAAG GTGGATTGGACGCCAGAGCTGCACAGGAGGTTCGTGCAAGCAGTAGAGCAGCTGGGGCTGGATAAGGCGGtgccttcaagaattttagAGCTTATGGGAATCCAATGTCTCACTCGCCATAACATTGCCAGCCATCTTCAA AAATATAGATCTCATCGGAAGCATTTGCTAGCTCGTGAGGCGGCGACAGTAGCAAGCTGGACCCAAAAGAGTCAAATCTGTGGTGCTGCCACCACTCCAGCAGGTGGAGGCAAGAGAGACAAGAATCCTTGGCTTGCACCGACTATGGGTTTTCCGCCTATGTCACCGTCGTCACCCTTGCACCACCACTTTAGGCCTTTGCATGTATGGGGTCATCCCACCGTGGACCAATCCCTAATCCACTTATGGCCTAAACATCTAGCCCCCCCACCGCCACCACCACGGCCTACGTGGGAACCTCCGCGAGCAGGCCCCTCGTATTGGCACCACCACCCCAAACGT GTAACAAATGGAATAAGCCCAGGAACACCTTGCTTTCCACAACCACTGCCACTAGCAACAAGG AGATTTGCTGCAGCACCGGTCCCGGGCATTCAACCGCACCATGGCACCATGTACAAGGCAGACCCCGGCATTGGCGTCCGATCAAGGCCCCACCCTCTCATGGACTTCCACCCG TCGAAAGAGAGCATAGATGCAGCTATAGGAGATGTTCTATCGAAACCATGGCAACCACTTCCTCTGGGACTGAAGCCGCCAGCTAGTGATACTGTTTTGGGAGAGTTGCAACGTCCAGGACTCCCCAACATACCACCCTTTTCCGCTTGA